The window GGGCCTGCGTCATCAGCTCGCGGCAGTAGAGCAGCAGCGCGCTGTGCGCCTGGGTCACGGCGGCGCGGCCCACCTCGTCGGTGGCCTCCACCGTGGCGCAGGCGGCGCTGGTCATCTCCAGCATCCGGTTCCAGTCGTCGGGCGGCACGTCCAGCAGGGCGGAGATGGCCGCGACCGGCAGCACCGAGATGACCTTGACGAGGTCGCAGCTGGTCGTCTCCAACGCGGTCTCGATGGCGTCGGCAGCCACCGCCCGCAGGTACGGCTCCAACTGGTTGATCCGACGCGGGGTGAAGCTGCGGCTGACCAGCCGGCGCAACTGCGTGTGCCGGGGAGGGTCGCTGACGTTCATGACCTTCCCCGCGGCCGGGTCACCATGCACGCGCTGCGGTCCCAGGACGTTGGCCTGCACGGACGTGAAGGAGGCGGTGTCCTTCTGCACCCGTACGCAGTCGTCGTACCTGGTCACGGACCAGAAACCGGGCTCCAGACGCGGCGGAGTCCACATCACCGGCGCGTGGTCGCGCAGCTCGCGAAAGGCGGGCCGCAAATCGTCCACATGTACGCCGGCATCAGCGAGATTGATGGTGTTGTCGTGCATTCCCCGTTCCTCCCCGTGGGCAGACCGGTCGCGTCGAACGGAATTACCGATTGTTCCCGGAAGGGTCAAGGCGTGACCGCCTGCCGCGAACGTTCGAATTGCCGCACCGTTCGATGGAATCAGCAGGGCGGACCGATGGTGGCACGAAATTGTCCCGGCAAGCGGTGGATGGCTGACGCAATCTGCTTGCCGAGGCGTGCTGACCGTATGTCGCCGCGCTACTCCTCGCGCCGCTGTCGAGATCCCATCATGTCCAAGCCGTGCAGTGCTGTCAATATGAAGAAACGGGCACAACGGCGTTTCCGCGGGTGCGGTGCGCCACTTCGGCACCGGGAGGGATCGGTCCGATACGCGAGGATCGCGCTCGCGCGGCGTGGCGGCGCCGGTCGGGATCGAACCCCTGCTCAGGCCCTTTACACAGGGCCGATCCGGAGGTTGCCGGCCGGCGACCGCGCGGCCCGGGCGCCCTGCAACGGAGGCTTGCGGAGGCTATGGGGCGGCGGTATCGTCAGCGCCGCACAGAGGGCGTTGAAGGTTGACGATGCGCTGCTGCGCCGCCGGACGAACCATTTCATGGCAGTCCTGCGCTGCGGTGCCGGCGACTCCCTTCTCTCGCCCCGAGTGCTTCAACGGGGAGGAAGTGTTGTGGGTGTTTTTGTCTTGCGTCAGCCGGTGTCGAAATCCCGTGGCGGATGCCCGCCTGTTTCCCTGACGCATCGTCGTCGTACGAATGGCCCTTCGCACTGATCGGTCGGGCTTCGTCGAACCAGGGTCGTTCCCGGTTCAATTATCGTCGAGTGGCCTTTTTGGGCCGCCGCGGATGTCTGTGATCGTCGGTTCCTTCGGGGTGCCCGTATTCGGGGCCCGCCGTCCGGCATCCGTCGGCTTCCGTATCTCCCGCTGAATCAGCGCCCCCGTCATCGGGCACCATTTCGCCCGTGGCGGACCGGACCGTGCGCGGATTTCCGTCTGGAAAAGACCTTCCAGTCGACGTCCGCCTGCCAGAAGGGACCCCCAGCACATGTCGCCACAGGAGAAACGACTTGCCGCGCCCGCGGCGGCCGACCGCCGAGCACTGGAGGCGGAACTCCTGTTCAGGGCAGCTCGCCGGCAGCGGGGGGACCAGCTCGTCGCCCGCGAGGCCGACGAGCCCGTGCCGCTGGCGCTGCCGCAACGTCGCCTGTGGTTCTTCCATGAACTGACCCGCGGCCAGTCCCTCTACCAGTCGTCGGTCTGCTTCCGGCTACGTGGCCGCCTGGACCTCGGCAGCCTCCGGGCGGCCATCGAGGCGGTGGTCCGCCGCCACGAGGCACTGCGCACCAGGATCGACACCGGTCCGGCGGGCGAGCCGGTCCAGCAGTTCCCCACCGACCGACCGGTTCCCGTGATCGTCACCGATCTGCGTGACCGGCTGCCGGAGGACCGCCCGCAGGCTCTCCGGGAGGAGATGACCGCCACCGTCCAGGAACCGTTCGACCTGCACCGGGACCTCCCGGTACGGGCGCGCGTCGTCCGGGTGGACGAGGACGAGCACCTGTTGGTGATCGCGCTGCACCACATGGTCTCCGACGGGCGTTCCCTGGAGGTCCTGTGCCGGGACCTCGCCGCCTACTACCGGGCCGGCGTCCTGGGCACCGACCCGGAACTGCCCGTTCTGCCCGTGCAGTACGGCGACTTCGCCCGGTGGCAGCAGCGCCAGCAGGATTCCCCGTCGTGGCGCAAGCAGGTGGAGTACTGGCGGACCCGACTGGCCGACGCTCCCCGTGTCCTGGCCCTGCCGCTGGACCGCCCCCGCGGTCAGCGCCAGAGCTACCGCGGCCGGGTGGTGCCGATGAGTCTTCCGGCCGACCTGGTCCAGCGGGCGCGGCTGCTCAGCGGCCAGTCCGGTTGCACGCTCTACATGACCCTGCTCACCGCGTTCCACGTCCTGCTGCACCGCTACAGCGGGGACGACACCGTCGTGGTGGGTATGCCGGTCGCCGGCCGCAACCAGCGCAAGGTGGAGAACCTGGTCGGGTTCTTCGTCAACTCGCTCGCCATCCGGTTGGACTTCTCCGCCGACGACTCCTTCCTGGACCTGCTCGACCAGGCCCGCGACACGATCGTCGCCGCGATGGACCACCAGGACGTGCCCTTCGACATGGTCGTCGAGGCGCTCGGGGGCGAACGGGACCTCTCGCACAACCCGGTCTTCCAGACCATGTTCCAGGCCAACGTCGACCCGGTCGCGGGAGTGGAACTGAAGGGGCTGACCGCCGAGAGGGTGTGGCCGGGCGCGGCCATGAGCGACTTCGACCTGAGCGTCTACCTCTCCGGTGCCGGGGACGGCGGCCTCACCGGCTGGTTCGAGTACGGCACCGACCTGTTCGACCACTCCACGATCGAGCAGATGGTCGCCCACTACGTGGCACTGGTGGGCGCGCTCCTCGCGCGGCCCGACCGCCCGGTCACCCAGGTCGCCTTCCTCTCCGAAGAGGAACGACGCCGCATCGTGCGGGAGTGGGGGGAGACCGGCCGGGCCGAGACGCCCGACCGGTTCTGCCACGAATACCTGGCCCTGCACGCCCGCCGGTCACCGGAGGCGACCGCGCTGGAGTGCGGCGACCAGCGCGTCACGTACGCCGAGTTGGCCGCTCGCACCGACCGCCTGGCCGCGGCGCTGCGGGACCGCGGCGCGGTTCGTGACGGCGTGGTGGCGGTGATGTTGGCGCCCTCGATCGAGGCGATCACGACCATCATCGCGATCCTCAAGTCGGGGGCCGGCTACCTGGCGATCGATCCGAAGTACCCGGCGCCGTGGATCGAGTACGTGCTCAGCGACTCGGGCGCGGCGATGGTCGTCACCGACGACGCGCACGCCGAGGCGGTCCGGGGACTGGCGCCCACGGTCCTGTTCAGCGCGCTCGACGCACCGGCAGACGGCTCCGCAAGCGCACCGGCAGACCGATCCGGGAGCACACCGGCAGACGGCACCGGGAGCGCGCCGGCCGGCGGACGGGTGGCCGGCGGCGACCTCGCCTGCGTGCTCTACACCGGCGGCTCGACCGGCCGGCCGAAGGGCGTGCTCATCGAGCACCGGAACCTGGCACACCACGCGGCCTTCGGCTTCACACCCATGGGGATCAGCGCCGCGGACCGGTGCCTGCAGTTCGCGTCCCTCAGCTTCGACGCGTCGCTGGAGGAGATCCTCTTCGCGGTGACCACCGGAGCCACCCTCGTGCTCCGCGGCCCCGACTTCGACCTCAGCCCCTCGCGGTTCGCGCAGTGGTGCCTCGACCGGCGGATCAGCGTGCTGTCGCTGCCGACGTCCTACTGGCACGAACTCGTCGATTCGGGCGCCACGGCGGCACTCGTCGCCTGCCCGGAGCTGCGGGTGATCACCATCGGCGGCGAGGCCGCCGCGGCGGACCGCATCCGCCGCTGGCACGACGAGGGAGGGGGCCGTGTCCGCCTGCTCAACGGGTACGCGCCCAGCGAGTGCACGATCTCCTCCTCGTGGTCCGAACTGACCCCGGACCGGATCGGCGGGCACGTCCCGATCGGGCGGCCGGTCACCAACTGCCAGATGTACGTCCTGGACGAGGCGGGCCAGCCGGTCGGCGCCGGGGTGGTCGGCGAGCTGTACGTGGGCGGCGGAGGAGTGAGTCGCGGATACGTCGGGCGTCCGGACCTGACCACCGCGGCCTTCCTGCCCCACCCGTTCAGCGACCAGCCCGACGCCCGGTTGTACCGGACCGGTGACCGCGCCCGCTACCTGCCCGACGGCAGCCTGACCGTGCTCGGCCGGCTCGACGACCAGATCAAGTTGCGCGGCTACCGGATCGAGCCCGGCGACATCGAGGCCACTCTCCGGCACCACCCGTTGGTGCGGGACGCTCTGGTACGCGTCCGCGAGGACAACCCGGGTGACCGCCGCCTGGTGGCCTACGTGGTCCCGGACTCCGGCACGTCGGTGGCGGAGCTGGAGTCGATGTCGGCGGTCCTGCGCGACGGGCTGCTCGACCAGTTGCCCGGCTACCTCGTCCCGTCGGTGTTCGTCGTCCTCGACAGGCTGCCCCGTACCCCCTCCGGCAAGCTCGATCCGAGCCGGCTGCCCGCACCACGGCGTGAGGGCGGCGGGCGGCAACGGGCGGCCGTCCGGAGCACCACGGAACTTCGCCTGCTGGCGCTCTGGCGGCAACTGCTCAACAAGCCGGACGTGGGCGTACAGGACGACTTCTTCCAACACGGCGGTCATTCGTTGCTGGCGGTGCAACTGGTGGCCCGCATCGAGCGGGACTTCGGTCGCAGCATGCCGGTGAGCGCCCTCTTCCCCCAGGCGACGGTCGCCCGGGTGGCGCGGAAGCTGGAGGAGGAGGAGCCCGCGACGGCCAGCTCGGTGGTCGTACCCCTGCGGGTCGCCGCGGAGGCCGGCACCGTCGTGCTGGCACCCCCCGTGGGTGGCGACGTCGTGGCGTACACCGCACTCGCCTCGGCCCTGCCGCCGCTCAACGTGCTGGCCCTGCGCTCGCCGGGCCTCGAGCCGGACGGCGTCCTGCACCGAGACCTGGAGTCGCTGGCGGCCAACTTCGTGACGGAGATGCGGGCGGCCGGCGTGTCGCAGCCGACGTTGCTCGGTGGCTGGTCCCTGGGGGGCGTGACGGGACTGGCGATGGCGCAGCAGCTCGCGGACGAAACGGGTTTCGCGCCGACCGTGCTGGTCATCGACGGGGTGTGGGGTCTCCGCGAGGGCGTGCTCTCCGACGGCGAGGTCGAGGCGTTCATCCTCTCCGCATTCGTCCGGGACGTTCGGCGGACCCTCGGCGCGCTCCTGCCCGGCGCGCAGGCGGACACCGCTCAGCCCGACACGCTGGACGGCCTGGAGCGGGAGTTGGTCACCGCCGGCCTCGTCGACCCGGAGACCAGCACGGAGTGGATACGACGGCGGTTCGACGTCTTCGCGGCCAACGTCCGCGCCGTGGCCGAGCACCGGCCCCGCCGCTACCCCGGACACGTGCTGCTGCTGCTGGCTGAGGAGCGCACCGATCATGAGCAGGTCGTCGCCGACTGGAGCTCGGTGGCGGGCGGCGGATTGACCGTCCGCACCATCACCGGTGACCACTATTCGGTGGTGAGTCCCGAAGGGATCGCGGAAATTCGCGGCGTCCTTGCCCAACTGTTGGGCCAAGATGGAGGGCTTGTGTCCGCCGCCGTGGCGCGGCACGGCGCAGTCCGTTCGGTCTGAGGAGGCCCTCTCTTGTTCAAACTTCCATCGATGCGCGTGCTGCGGGAGCGCGACTTCCGGCTGCTGCTCGGCGGGCGCATCACCTCGCAGCTCGGCA is drawn from Micromonospora sp. NBC_01740 and contains these coding sequences:
- a CDS encoding non-ribosomal peptide synthetase; protein product: MSPQEKRLAAPAAADRRALEAELLFRAARRQRGDQLVAREADEPVPLALPQRRLWFFHELTRGQSLYQSSVCFRLRGRLDLGSLRAAIEAVVRRHEALRTRIDTGPAGEPVQQFPTDRPVPVIVTDLRDRLPEDRPQALREEMTATVQEPFDLHRDLPVRARVVRVDEDEHLLVIALHHMVSDGRSLEVLCRDLAAYYRAGVLGTDPELPVLPVQYGDFARWQQRQQDSPSWRKQVEYWRTRLADAPRVLALPLDRPRGQRQSYRGRVVPMSLPADLVQRARLLSGQSGCTLYMTLLTAFHVLLHRYSGDDTVVVGMPVAGRNQRKVENLVGFFVNSLAIRLDFSADDSFLDLLDQARDTIVAAMDHQDVPFDMVVEALGGERDLSHNPVFQTMFQANVDPVAGVELKGLTAERVWPGAAMSDFDLSVYLSGAGDGGLTGWFEYGTDLFDHSTIEQMVAHYVALVGALLARPDRPVTQVAFLSEEERRRIVREWGETGRAETPDRFCHEYLALHARRSPEATALECGDQRVTYAELAARTDRLAAALRDRGAVRDGVVAVMLAPSIEAITTIIAILKSGAGYLAIDPKYPAPWIEYVLSDSGAAMVVTDDAHAEAVRGLAPTVLFSALDAPADGSASAPADRSGSTPADGTGSAPAGGRVAGGDLACVLYTGGSTGRPKGVLIEHRNLAHHAAFGFTPMGISAADRCLQFASLSFDASLEEILFAVTTGATLVLRGPDFDLSPSRFAQWCLDRRISVLSLPTSYWHELVDSGATAALVACPELRVITIGGEAAAADRIRRWHDEGGGRVRLLNGYAPSECTISSSWSELTPDRIGGHVPIGRPVTNCQMYVLDEAGQPVGAGVVGELYVGGGGVSRGYVGRPDLTTAAFLPHPFSDQPDARLYRTGDRARYLPDGSLTVLGRLDDQIKLRGYRIEPGDIEATLRHHPLVRDALVRVREDNPGDRRLVAYVVPDSGTSVAELESMSAVLRDGLLDQLPGYLVPSVFVVLDRLPRTPSGKLDPSRLPAPRREGGGRQRAAVRSTTELRLLALWRQLLNKPDVGVQDDFFQHGGHSLLAVQLVARIERDFGRSMPVSALFPQATVARVARKLEEEEPATASSVVVPLRVAAEAGTVVLAPPVGGDVVAYTALASALPPLNVLALRSPGLEPDGVLHRDLESLAANFVTEMRAAGVSQPTLLGGWSLGGVTGLAMAQQLADETGFAPTVLVIDGVWGLREGVLSDGEVEAFILSAFVRDVRRTLGALLPGAQADTAQPDTLDGLERELVTAGLVDPETSTEWIRRRFDVFAANVRAVAEHRPRRYPGHVLLLLAEERTDHEQVVADWSSVAGGGLTVRTITGDHYSVVSPEGIAEIRGVLAQLLGQDGGLVSAAVARHGAVRSV